CGGGTAGAAGAGCAGACGTTCATCTGCTCAGAGGAAGAGCGGGACTCCGGTTTCACCAACAACTGGATGGAACCGGCCCAGATGAAAGAGAAGCTCACTGGCCTATTTGACGGCGCCATGCGTGGTCGAACCATGTACGTCATTCCGTTTGTGATGGGCCACCTGGACGCAGAGGATCCCAAGTTCGGCGTTGAGATCACAGACAGCGGCTACGTGGTGGCCTCCATGCGCATCATGGCCAATATTGGCGCCGACGTCCTCCGGAAAATGGAAGAGAACAACGCGTTCTTCGTTCCAGCGCTGCATTCTGTAGGTGCACCGCTTGAAGAAGGACAGAAGGATATCGCGTGGCCCTGTAACGAGGAAAAGTGGATTGTTCACTTCCCCGAGGAACGTTCCATCTGGTCCTACGGGTCCGGTTACGGCGGTAACGCTCTACTGGGCAAGAAGTGCTTTGCTCTGCGCATCGCTTCTGCCATGGCCCGGGACGAGGGATGGCTCGCTGAGCACATGCTCATCCTGAAGCTCACGTCGCCGGAGAATAAGGACTACTACGTTTCGGCAGCATTCCCTTCTGCCTGTGGCAAGACCAACCTCGCCCTGCTTGATCCCACCGTCGAGGGATGGAAGGCCGAGATGCTCGGCGACGACATCACCTGGATGCGGTTCGGCAAAGAAGGCGAACTACGCGCTACCAACCCAGAAGCTGGCCTGTTTGGCGTAGCTCCCGGAACCGGTTGGAGCACCAACCCCAACGCCATGCGTGGCATCGAAAAGGGCAACTCCATCTTCACCAACGTGGCGCTGACGGACGACGGCGGCGTGTGGTGGGAGGGAATGACTGACGAAGCTCCTGCCCACCTGACAGATTGGCGGGGTAACGATTGGACCCCTGAGTCCGGACGCTCCGCGGCCCATCCCAACTCGCGTTTCTGCACGCCGATCGATCAGATCGACATGCTGGCCGAGGAATACTTTTCACCCGAAGGCGTCGAACTGTCCGCGATTCTGTTCGGCGGACGCCGCAAGACCACCATCCCCCTGGTAACGCAGGCCCGCGACTGGACCAGCGGCATCTTCATGGGTTCCACGCTTTCCTCCGAGACCACCGCCGCAGCATCCGGCGCTGTCGGCGTGGTGCGTCGCGACCCCATGGCCATGCTGCCGTTCATCGGATACGACGCCGGCGACTACCTGAAGCACTGGATCACGCTCAGCTCCAAGGCCAATCAGGAGCGTCTGCCAAAGATCTTCCTGGTGAACTGGTTCCGCCGCAATGCCGACAACAGTTTCGCCTGGCCCGGGTTCAGCGAGAATTCACGCGTCCTGAAGTGGGTTGTTCAGCGCATCGAAGGCACCGCAGACGCCGTCGAAACACCCATTGGTCTGGTGCCAACCGGCGATTCCATCGACCTGTCGGGTCTGGATATGACGCCAGAGCAGGTAGATCATGCTGTTCGGGTGGACCCCGATGAGTGGAAGGACGAGCTGCAGGGCATGGAGCAGTGGTACGAGCGATTTGGTGATTCCCTCCCGGCGGAGCTCACCGCTCAGCTTGCCCAGTTGAAGCAGCGCCTGGGCTAGGCCCTCACAGGCAAATACGTGGCGCAGGTGCAGATACGTGGTTTCGAAACCACGCACCTGCACCTGCGCCACGTATTTAGTGGGCGGAGGCCAGGGCGGGAACGGCTACGAGAAGAGCCACATGTCCGGTCCAAAGACCTCGTACTGAATCCTGTCTGCGGGGATCCCCGCCTTCAGAGCCTGAGAGCGCATGCTCTTCATGAACGGCAGCGGGCCGCAGAGGTGCAAGGACGCATCCTGCGGAATATCAAGCCCCTCAAGGGTCATGAATCCCTTGTGGAATCCCTCCAACTCCTGCTCGTACCAGACGTGAAGATCCGCATTGGGCAGCTCGCTGACATGCGAGGTCATCTCCTGGCCGAGCGCCCACATGTCCGGTGTGGACTCGGCATGCAGAACGAGGACCTCTCGCTCGGAGTGGTTAGTGGCCAGCTCGTGCAGCAGAGATGCCGCGGGCGTGCAGCCTATGCCTGCTGATGCCAGAATGATCGGCCCATCGTTATCACCCAGGGTCACCTCGCCGTAGGGGTTGGAAAGTTCGACGACGGTCCCCACCTGCAGCTGATGGACGATGGGGGATACTTCGCCGCCGTCGTCCAGCTTCGTGGTGATAGTCCGGGAGGTTGTGCTGGCGGCGTTGTGGCTCAGCGAGTACTGCCGAACCTGCAGGAGGCCGTCCTTGACGGGCACCCGAAGACTCACGTATTGGCCGGCGCGACCAGGCGTCGCTGGAGTGTCATCGGCCGGTTCCAGCACTAGGGTGACAGCACCGGAGCCTGCGGGACGCTTTTCGGTAATCCGCCACTGAGCCCACGGTTTGTCATTCGCCTGAGCGGCGTAGAGCCCCTTCTCGATTTTGATGAGCGCGTGGGCCATGAGCCAGTAGACCTCCGTCCAAGCGTCGGCAATCTCGGTGGTCAAGGTGTCG
This region of Arthrobacter roseus genomic DNA includes:
- a CDS encoding phosphoenolpyruvate carboxykinase (GTP), translated to MEAPTTHAALLSWVKEVAELVKPDRIYWVDGSVEENTLLTDELVEAGTLTRLDPKKFPNSFAAFSDPKDVARVEEQTFICSEEERDSGFTNNWMEPAQMKEKLTGLFDGAMRGRTMYVIPFVMGHLDAEDPKFGVEITDSGYVVASMRIMANIGADVLRKMEENNAFFVPALHSVGAPLEEGQKDIAWPCNEEKWIVHFPEERSIWSYGSGYGGNALLGKKCFALRIASAMARDEGWLAEHMLILKLTSPENKDYYVSAAFPSACGKTNLALLDPTVEGWKAEMLGDDITWMRFGKEGELRATNPEAGLFGVAPGTGWSTNPNAMRGIEKGNSIFTNVALTDDGGVWWEGMTDEAPAHLTDWRGNDWTPESGRSAAHPNSRFCTPIDQIDMLAEEYFSPEGVELSAILFGGRRKTTIPLVTQARDWTSGIFMGSTLSSETTAAASGAVGVVRRDPMAMLPFIGYDAGDYLKHWITLSSKANQERLPKIFLVNWFRRNADNSFAWPGFSENSRVLKWVVQRIEGTADAVETPIGLVPTGDSIDLSGLDMTPEQVDHAVRVDPDEWKDELQGMEQWYERFGDSLPAELTAQLAQLKQRLG
- a CDS encoding globin domain-containing protein; the encoded protein is MLSSQSLPVIKATLPVISERMDGITPHFYRRLFEAHPELMNGLFSRSNQRNGKQQSALAGSIVAFAAWLAENPDSYPEAVLVRIANKHTSLGIVPDQYPIVYKHLFDAIAEDLGDTLTTEIADAWTEVYWLMAHALIKIEKGLYAAQANDKPWAQWRITEKRPAGSGAVTLVLEPADDTPATPGRAGQYVSLRVPVKDGLLQVRQYSLSHNAASTTSRTITTKLDDGGEVSPIVHQLQVGTVVELSNPYGEVTLGDNDGPIILASAGIGCTPAASLLHELATNHSEREVLVLHAESTPDMWALGQEMTSHVSELPNADLHVWYEQELEGFHKGFMTLEGLDIPQDASLHLCGPLPFMKSMRSQALKAGIPADRIQYEVFGPDMWLFS